Proteins from one Danaus plexippus chromosome 2, MEX_DaPlex, whole genome shotgun sequence genomic window:
- the LOC116779813 gene encoding protein-glucosylgalactosylhydroxylysine glucosidase, with product MWSFLAKNKQVAAMLGLLAAASLVVIVLTTRGRTHTVVEQFPVETEDVSDKAYIFSTHSLPNDDHFMPSIGNGHLATNVFSDTVYMNGLYNGHRGESRRARIPAWANIRLNSTLTHYPFSPIYSLDTRHGVFEVRVDRDRSVVTQRIYAHRFYTRTIVNQIEVMPKTHTDPNFIHHEIWIAIKQMAGPDSKDIAFEPPTPEIIGDAVVWKTCGKTRESEDIAHQPLPVDVCAYWTSVPDHLVVPHVKGRVFTFLMTADKNESVAREEFVKVLQEDGEELFEKHVEMWLKLYTQATMEIEGNLQLAKIVNGIWYYLLSSLPSEESHLPLDNFYGLSPTGLARGGTFDDYEGHNFWDTEMWMFPPILLMYPRYARQLLQYRLDRAHIAAELAKLTGNKGYRYPWESAYTGIEVTQPCCPEVAEFEQHVTGCISFAARQYLAVTRDEDWLKHGGCSIVTNIAEFWASRAVINYTTGLYDIENVMGPDEDHSNVTNSVFTNVVAGYSLYLAEYVACLCKSYYMARDPGHWADIAWSLALPYESRRDYHPQFQGYQRGDTIKQADAVLLGFPLMYPMNISTRANDLSYYESVTRGSGPAMTWSMHAIGQLDLKDNLRAAILFNKSYEGYVREPFKIWSELRRPRLGAVNFHTGMGGFLQALMFGYGGIRVHLDRLVITQPQLPPEATRFKIKGIKYLGSNLALDVGVATTTLTVSSMDDNWPLIMNNGKYNITLVPGMTVTLKGQGPFTIRADSWKDCKLPVDIIGQNYLRPIGL from the exons ATGTGGTCCTTCTTAGCGAAGAATAAACAAGTGGCGGCCATGCTGGGCTTGTTGGCGGCAGCTTCGTTGGTTGTGATAGTTCTAACCACTAGAGGGAGAACTCATACCGTTGTGGAACAGTTCCCCGTGGAAACTGAGGATGTGAGCGACAAAGCCTATATATTTTCAACGCACAG tTTACCCAATGATGACCACTTTATGCCGTCTATCGGCAACGGACATCTGGCTACCAATGTCTTCAGCGACACCGTTTACATGAACGGTTTGTACAACGGTCATAGAGGTGAAAGTCGCAGAGCAAGAATACCAGCTTGGGCCAATATACGTCTCAATTCAACCCTTACTCACTATCCATTCAGTCCTATTTACAGCCTGGACACAAGACATGGTGTTTTTGAAGTCAGAGTGGACAGGGATAGGTCAGTGGTTACTCAGAGGATTTATGCTCATAGATTTTATACAAGGACCATTGTAAATCAAATTGAAGTTATGCCTAAAACTCATACTG ATCCAAATTTTATCCATCACGAAATTTGGATAGCAATAAAGCAAATGGCGGGACCGGATAGCAAGGACATAGCTTTTGAGCCTCCAACTCCTGAAATTATTGGTGACGCAGTCGTTTGGAAGACGTGTGGGAAGACGAGGGAGTCTGAAGATATCGCACACCAGCCGCTTCCAGTGGACGTATGTGCCTACTGGACATCAGTACCAGACCACTTAGTGGTACCCCACGTCAAGGGAAGGGTCTTTACGTTTTTGATGACTGCAGACAAAAACGAGTCTGTTGCCAGAGAAGAATTTGTCAAAG TATTACAGGAAGATGGTGAGGAACTGTTCGAGAAACACGTGGAGATGTGGCTCAAGCTTTACACCCAAGCAACAATGGAAATAGAAGGAAATCTACAATTA GCTAAAATAGTTAATGGCATCTGGTATTATTTGTTGAGTTCATTACCATCCGAGGAGTCACACCTGCCTCTTGACAATTTCTACGGCCTCAGTCCAACGGGATTAGCAAGAGGCGGAACGTTTGATGATTATGAGG GTCACAATTTCTGGGATACTGAGATGTGGATGTTTCCACCGATATTACTCATGTACCCGCGCTACGCACGTCAACTGTTACAGTATCGCCTTGACCGGGCCCATATCGCTGCTGAGCTAGCAAAACTTACCGGCAATAAAGGATATAG ATATCCTTGGGAAAGCGCCTACACCGGTATTGAAGTGACGCAGCCGTGCTGCCCGGAGGTTGCGGAGTTTGAGCAGCATGTTACTGGGTGTATATCGTTCGCAGCGCGGCAGTACCTCGCTGTCACCAGAGACGAGGATTGGCTGAAG CACGGCGGTTGTTCGATAGTCACCAACATCGCTGAATTTTGGGCTTCCCGGGCGGTTATCAACTACACCACAGGATTATATGACATTGAAA ACGTGATGGGACCAGATGAAGACCATAGTAATGTAACAAATTCAGTTTTCACCAATGTCGTCGCTGGTTATTCACTTTATTTAGCGga ataTGTAGCTTGTCTTTGCAAATCCTACTACATGGCAAGAGACCCAGGCCACTGGGCGGATATTGCGTGGAGTCTTGCGCTCCCCTACGAATCGAGAAGAGATTACCATCCTCAGTTCCAGGGCTACCAGCGAGGAGATACCATCAAGCAGGCTGATGCTGTTCTACTTGGATTCCCGCTTATGTATCCaatgaatat CTCAACCAGAGCGAACGATCTGTCGTACTACGAGTCTGTGACACGTGGAAGTGGTCCCGCGATGACGTGGAGCATGCACGCCATAGGTCAGCTGGACTTGAAGGACAATTTGCGAGCGGCcattttgttcaataaaagCTATGAGGGATATGTTAGAGAACCATTTAAG ATTTGGTCTGAGCTTCGTCGTCCACGGTTGGGTGCTGTTAACTTCCACACAGGAATGGGCGGTTTCCTGCAGGCATTAATGTTCGGATACGGCGGGATCAGAGTTCATCTGGATAGACTGGTTATAACGCAGCCTCAACTACCGCCTGAGGCAACCAGATTTAAGATAAAAG gaataaaatatctcGGATCAAACCTCGCGTTAGACGTCGGCGTGGCAACTACAACGCTGACTGTGTCCTCGATGGACGACAACTGGCCCCTCATTATGAACAAtggaaaatataacattacctTAGTACCGGGGATGACGG tgacACTTAAGGGCCAAGGACCATTCACTATTCGCGCCGATTCGTGGAAGGATTGCAAGTTACCTGTCGACATCATCGGCCAGAACTATTTGAGGCCGATaggactttaa